The genomic segment AATTTAAACCACTATACAAATATTGTAGTTGAAATTTATACTTAACATAATTAGCTTTTCTAAATACACTTTAGGCTTTTCATCTTATAATCATTTTTAACCACTTCCAGTCTTTTTTCAGTCAAAAATTAAGTAGAGGTGCTGTTCAATGAATAGCACCTCTTTTATACATTAACTAAATATTTAATTTTTATTACTAATCACTAGTTTGAGAATTCTTGTGTTCCCATGTATTTGTTATTTCCATAGATTACACCTATACCAACCTTAGTATATTTTTCATTCATCATATTTGCTCTATGACCTAGTGAATTCCACCATTGATTAAATAATTCAACCAGGTTTAAAGCGTTATATGCAATATTCTCTCCTGCTGTAGTATAAGTATAGCCTATCGTGTCTAACCAGTTTGTCCACTTTGTTCCGTCTGGATTTGTATGATCAAAGAAATTATTTTGAATCATGTCGTCACTCTTATATCGTGCAACTTGCACTAATGAATAACGTTTTCCTTACATTTATATTTTATTTTAATTTAAATTGATCAATAATTTCTTCTAACTTTAAAGCACTTTCTGCATTATTGTTAGATGCAGCTAATATAGATTCATTTTTGTTGCTTACATCAATAACATTTGAAACAATATTAGCAGATGATTTAGCTACTTCTGATACTGAAATTGCAACATCTTCCATACTTTTTGAAATTTGATCCACAGACTCAGAAACACTTTCAGAAACTTCTGCAAAGTTACCTATAATCTCTTTAAAAGTATCTCCATCCTTTTTATACTCAGCACTTATAGTAATTAGTTTATCATAATCTTTAAGAACCTCTTTTTCTATAAATACTAAGATATCTTGTGATGAACCTGAAAGTTTTCCAACTGAAGCTAATACAGCACTTATTTTATTCTGAATTTCAGAAACTGTTAGCGATGATTGTTCCGCAAGTTTTCTAACTTCTTCTGCTACAACAGCAAATCCTTTACCAGCTTCCCCTGCTCTAGCGGACTCTATTGCTGCATTTAGCGCAAGTAAATTAGTTTGCGCTGCTATCGCATCTATACTTTTTGCCATTTCTGATATCTCGTTTACAACTTCAACTTCCTTCAATGCTTTTTCTAATCCAATTTTTGTTTCCCTATATATTCTCTCTGCATTTTCCCTTGATTTAATAGAATCATTATTGATTGAAACTGCTTTTTCTTGTATATTCAATGCAACATTTAATCCATCTTGTGCTTTTTTAGCTGTTACATTGACTTCCTCTTTCACTGTAGCAGCCATAGATGTAACTTCTTCAACTGCTGCTGATGATTCTTCCATTCCTGCTGATATTTCTTCTGTCGCCGCTGATATTTCATCTACTTTAGAACTTACCTCTGAAAACATTTTATTTGTTAATTCGCTACTCTCAAGGATACTTTTACTTTTATCTTTAATAAACAACATACTTTCGTTCAGTTTTTCAACTGCACCATTTAATGCAGTTACAGTATTCCCTATTTCATCTTTAGCAACTACTTTCATTTGTATATCAAAGTTACCATCTGCTAGTTTTCCTGCACCTTTCATAACTTCTTTTACTTGATTTATAACACTTTTTCTAATTAAGTACATAAATAAAATTCCTATAATAATACTTACTACTAATAGTATAACCATTTGCTGTTTAGAACTATCTGTTATCTCTTTAGAAAGTTCTCCTTGTGATTTCATTAAATTATTTTGAGCCTCTATCATATTTTCTATGCTTAAAAGTAATTCACCTTGTGGTTTCTCTATATTAGTAATAATATTTTGAAGTTCTTCGGTTGATACTCCAGTTCTCATTCCTAAATTAACAGCTTCATCAAATGCTGAAAATGCTGATTCAGAATTTTTCTTTATTTCCTTAAATATTTTTTTGCCTTTTTCAGTATAAACTAAGCTACCAAGTTTATCTTCGTTTTCATAATAAATAATTTTATTCTTATCTAGTATTTTTTTTTGCTCATTCATATAATCCATATCATTGCTAATTGATATATTTCTTATACTAATTGCAATTTTGTTAAGGCTCCCTCTCATATTATATGCAGCTGATACTTTCTCATTTTCTACGTCAATTAATTGATCAACAGTTCCATTAATTTGGCTTAATCTAAGTATAGCTAGTGAGGATACTCCCATAATTAGAATAATCATTAATGAAAATGCTATAATTAGTTTGGTTGATAACTTAATTTTACTAAACCCCATCATTATTCCTCCCAATATTTTTTTCGATATGTTAATTATACTTTAATTTAAACCATAATGTCTATTATATTTATTCTATTTTTTACTTTTTTCGCATAACTTTGACACTTTATCATATTATTTTCGGAGATTTATTCCACATAATTAATTAAAATCATATATATTAATATCTTATTACTAATATTTAACTTATATTTTAATAATTCTCTAATCCTTAACTTTTCGAATTAATAGATATACTTATTTATAACATTACAAAGAAATTTTACATTATTAAAATGCTGATTACACCATAATAATTGATTGAATACAAAGATATAAATATGATATTTTTAGTATATATGTTGCAATTCACAATGCACATTTCACAATTCATGCTAAAATTCTTGCAATATGTTTATAATTGTGATGAAGAATTAATTTTGCAACGTATATATATAAGTAAGTAAATAAAAATAAGCGCAAATGTATAACTATTTATAGCCTACACTTACACTTATACAGTACAAAATAAGAGCCTATTTACATAAGCTCTTATTTTTATCACTAATCATTAGTTTGAGAATTCTTGTGTTCCCATGTATTTGTTATTTCCGTAGATTACACCTATACCAACCTTAGTATATTTTTCATTCATCATATTTGCTCTATGACCTGGTGAGTTCCACCATTGATTAAATAATTCAACTGGGTCAGAAGTGTTATATGCGATATTTTCTCCTGATGTAGTATAAGTATATCCTATTGTGTGTAACCAGTTTGTCCACTTTGTTCCGTCTGGATTTGTATGATTAAAGAAATTATTTTGAATCATGTTATCACTCTTATATCGTGCAACTTGTACTAATGTATTATCTATAGTTAATGGCTGAAGACCTGCTTCTGTTCTTTTTTCATTCATTAATTGAAGAATCTTATCTTCAGCAGAATTTTGTATGCTGATTGAATAATTTGTCGGCAGGTTAGGTAGCCCCTGTACACTTACTGATGTTACATTTGTGCCGCTTTTTGAAACTGCATCTGTATTACCAACGTTATTTCCATTAGAAGTATTCATAAGTAAATTTGTATTTAAAAGATTATTTATATTTACATTATTATAATCGTTAACATTTGAATTAATTGTTGCTGCAGATACTCCTAATGATGAGAAACTCCCTATTGTTGTAGCTGCAATAACTGTAGTTACTATTCTTCTTAAACCATTCTTTCTCATTAGTTTTTCTCCTTCTATATGTTTTATTTGTCCTTATGATTTTTATTTAGTCAAAAAACATTTTTAAGTTTTTGTTGCTTTCGAGTAAGGACATGTCTCTATCTTATCATCTTTTCGACAATAATCAACACAATTTTCGATTGCTATATTGTTTTAAAAGATATTGTCTTAAGTTTGCTTTAGTATGTTATTGTATGCTTCTTTATACACCATAATATCATTTAACATCTTAAAGTGCCAAGGATACTCCCCTATATTTTTTTAATAATAAAAAGAAGAAGATATAATAAACTATATGTTCTATATATTCTTCTCATCTATCTTTCAATACTTATTTTAATAAAGAAATCATTTGTTCACTTGTTCTAATCTTGCCTATTCTAGGGAATATATATTTACAAACATATTCATGTTCTTCTTTACTTATTGCTGTCATTGCATCTTCTACAAAAATTTGATTATAGCCATGTTGGAAAGCTTCTCTTGCTGTAGTATCAACTCCAATGTTAGTTGAAATTCCTCCTAACACAATTGTATCAATTCCTCTACGTATTAACTGTAAATCTAAATCTGTACCATAAAATGCTCCCCATTGCCTTTTTGTAACAATATGAGCATTTACTGTTATTTACCTCTATTGCTGTTGTATTTTCATAATAAATTTATTTTGTACTTTTAAGGACAATCCCTTCCTTAAATCCTCCACGTTCTTCTCTTTTCTTGTCTCTAGCTTTTATAAGTTCTTCTTCACTAAAGCCTAAGCTGTCAGCAAGTCCAAACAAAACTTCCATTACATCAGCTAATTCTTCTAAATTCTTATCTTCTAAAAATTCATTAACTTCTTCTTTTAGCTTTGCTTCTAAAAGCTCATACTTTCTTTCTTTAGTTGCGATTTCTATATCACATTCTCTTCCATCAGCTTTTATTATTTCTGGGATTTTATCTCTTACTAATTTATTGTATACTTTCATTGTTTCTCACTCTTTTCATATATATTTACGTTAATTACGTAAAGCATATTTCAACCTTTTATTTACAAGATCCATGCAAAAATTTTTATTCCAGTTAATATCTGACCAGCGCTTCATTTCTTCATATTCTGAATGATTAGGATTTGACATAATTTCAAGAAATTTTTCATAACCTGGTATACCACCTACATCCTCTGGTGGTGCATTTTCCATTCCCGCTATACAAATTGGATAATTTTTATCATAGTCAGGTATTATAGAATCAACTTTAATTTCATGTTCCCAATTATCTCCAAAATCATAATTATATATTATTTTATATTCCTTTTTCATATAATCTTTAATAAAAGTATCTGAGTCTATTGCTACCGTACATTCACCATTTGGATAAAAAGCATCTTCATGTTCACTAACCACATTTAGTACATTTTCGCCTTCTTCATTAATAACGTTAAATTCATACAAGTGATAATTTTTCCATCCAAACGAAATTTGAAGAATTTCATGGAGTTCTTTAAAATTAATATCTATTGGGATAATTATCTTTCTTTCAGCACAGTAAGATCCTAAATCTAACTTAACCACTAACTTAACACCTTCACATTTAACTATATTTTCTCTGTAATTTTCCTTTAGGTCTTTTAGTAATAGCTCGTAGGGTTGCTTATAGTTATATTTGTCTATCTTTATAATATCAGCATTCAATTTTCTTGTGATTTTGGGCTGATAAATATTTTCTAAATCTAATAATTCTTCAAAATACCCTACAACTTCGCATGCTTTATTTAGTCTTGAAACATACCTTGAACCATTTGTTTTAGAAAAACATATTGTACCAGCATCACTCAGGTACTGCTCTATAATCTCTTCTTTTATTTTTTCACTCTGAAAACATCTTCTAACACCTTGTAAAATAAGTTCATCTAACCTCTTAAAATCCTTTGCTTTAAGTCCAAAGAGAACAAATCCAAATCTACTGCTGTTGTTTACTAATACAACTGCATTTCTTCTCTTGGTGTTAATCAAATTAGCGCTCCACGAAAACAACTCCTTATCTTCATAAGGCTTTTCAACAGTTATCCCAATTTCATCTTGTAATTTTTTTGTGCATTCTATAAACATACGTACCTCCTTAAAAATTGGTAGTTTCTTTGATTTTTATAGAAACATTATTCATCTATGTTGCGATATATATTAAAACTGTTCATTATGTATGGACGCACAATAGCTAGAAGCACATCAATTTGATTATTTTTCCCATCCCTAAACCAAGAATATGCAGCTCCATAAATAGCTGAGCATGTCATAGCTGAAATAATCTTTGTATTAATGTTATCTTCAATTCTGAAAGTCTTGTCTTTCAAAAATATGTTTCCTATGGTTTCTTGCAGCATCTTTTTTATCTTTTCATCAACAATAGTACCAATAGATTTAGAATCCCACCCACATGTTTTATAAAAAGTCACTATGTAATTGTACGTAAGTATTATTAACTGACTACATATTTCATCCGTAAACTCATTAGCATTCATAACCTCTTCAGGATACATCTTATGAAAAGCCTGTTCTGTGATTTCTTCTAACAAATCATATTTATCTTCATAATGGGCATAAAAAGTAGCTCGGTTAATTGAAGCTTTTTGTGCAATATCTTTTACAGTAATAGAATCAAATCCTTTCTTTTGTAACAAATCACTAAAAGCTTCCCTTATTAATTGTCGTGTGCGTAAAACTCTTGGGTCATCCTGATTTACCATCCATTAATCTCCCTTTCTAAAGCATCAAATCTTAAAATCTGTTGTTTAAGCAACTTTTCATTTAATCTGCTGGTTGTAATGCTAATAGCACCATATTATCATAATATCATACACATGTTGCTTAGACAACATACACACAATTACTTGAGAGGAATGATAATATTGAACATAAAACAAAAAAGAATTTTAATATTTGGAGCCGGTGTAGTCGGCAGTATATATGCACTTAGATTTGCACAATCAGGACTTGACATCACACTATTAGCTCGAGGAGAAAGGCTTAAATCACTTAAAAAGGATGGATTAAGATATAACGATAATGGAGTTATAAAGCAAATATCTATCAAGACTATCGAGAAGTTAGAAGATAATGATATCTATGATTTTATCTTTGTTCCAGTTCGTTATGATCAGGCAGAATCTGCGCTATCAGTAATTAAAAATAATCATAGTAAAACTATTATCACATTAACTAACACAATAGGATATGACCGTTGGCTTGAAATTGTCGGTGAGCGATTGCTCCCAGGATTTCCAGGCGCAGGTGGAGATATGAAAGACGGTATTTTATACGCCCAATTTGGTTCTGAAAAGCATCAAGGAACCATTTTCGGTGAAATAAATGGACAAATTACTGAAAGAGTTAAAGATCTTGCTCAAATATTTGAAGTATCAAATTTACATTATGAAATACAAGAAAATATCAAAGCATTCCATATTTCTCATACTGCCAATGCTATAGTTATCAAACATTTTTATACAAATGCTGGTATGATGGATGTAGAGGCAGCAAAAAGTAAAGACACTTTACTTAAGATTGCCAAGGAATTGAAACAAAATATACATCTGGTTGCTAAAGCTGGAATTCCAGTAATCCCAAAGGAAACAAAGTTAATGGGCAAATTATCCGAAGATGATATCATCGCCATGTATCGCAAAATGCTTAGTAATGATTTTACGATTGATGTTTTGCTTGGAAACCATGCTATAAACGCAAAAACAGAAATATTACTTTTGGATGATCTTTTTCACAAAAAAGTTCATTAAGCCATGTCACTATGTTAAAAATGATTTATTTTATTCTTTATTAA from the Clostridium beijerinckii genome contains:
- a CDS encoding methyl-accepting chemotaxis protein, translated to MGFSKIKLSTKLIIAFSLMIILIMGVSSLAILRLSQINGTVDQLIDVENEKVSAAYNMRGSLNKIAISIRNISISNDMDYMNEQKKILDKNKIIYYENEDKLGSLVYTEKGKKIFKEIKKNSESAFSAFDEAVNLGMRTGVSTEELQNIITNIEKPQGELLLSIENMIEAQNNLMKSQGELSKEITDSSKQQMVILLVVSIIIGILFMYLIRKSVINQVKEVMKGAGKLADGNFDIQMKVVAKDEIGNTVTALNGAVEKLNESMLFIKDKSKSILESSELTNKMFSEVSSKVDEISAATEEISAGMEESSAAVEEVTSMAATVKEEVNVTAKKAQDGLNVALNIQEKAVSINNDSIKSRENAERIYRETKIGLEKALKEVEVVNEISEMAKSIDAIAAQTNLLALNAAIESARAGEAGKGFAVVAEEVRKLAEQSSLTVSEIQNKISAVLASVGKLSGSSQDILVFIEKEVLKDYDKLITISAEYKKDGDTFKEIIGNFAEVSESVSESVDQISKSMEDVAISVSEVAKSSANIVSNVIDVSNKNESILAASNNNAESALKLEEIIDQFKLK
- a CDS encoding CAP domain-containing protein translates to MRKNGLRRIVTTVIAATTIGSFSSLGVSAATINSNVNDYNNVNINNLLNTNLLMNTSNGNNVGNTDAVSKSGTNVTSVSVQGLPNLPTNYSISIQNSAEDKILQLMNEKRTEAGLQPLTIDNTLVQVARYKSDNMIQNNFFNHTNPDGTKWTNWLHTIGYTYTTSGENIAYNTSDPVELFNQWWNSPGHRANMMNEKYTKVGIGVIYGNNKYMGTQEFSN
- a CDS encoding nucleoside triphosphate pyrophosphohydrolase, coding for MKVYNKLVRDKIPEIIKADGRECDIEIATKERKYELLEAKLKEEVNEFLEDKNLEELADVMEVLFGLADSLGFSEEELIKARDKKREERGGFKEGIVLKSTK
- a CDS encoding plasmid pRiA4b ORF-3 family protein; protein product: MFIECTKKLQDEIGITVEKPYEDKELFSWSANLINTKRRNAVVLVNNSSRFGFVLFGLKAKDFKRLDELILQGVRRCFQSEKIKEEIIEQYLSDAGTICFSKTNGSRYVSRLNKACEVVGYFEELLDLENIYQPKITRKLNADIIKIDKYNYKQPYELLLKDLKENYRENIVKCEGVKLVVKLDLGSYCAERKIIIPIDINFKELHEILQISFGWKNYHLYEFNVINEEGENVLNVVSEHEDAFYPNGECTVAIDSDTFIKDYMKKEYKIIYNYDFGDNWEHEIKVDSIIPDYDKNYPICIAGMENAPPEDVGGIPGYEKFLEIMSNPNHSEYEEMKRWSDINWNKNFCMDLVNKRLKYALRN
- a CDS encoding TetR/AcrR family transcriptional regulator, giving the protein MVNQDDPRVLRTRQLIREAFSDLLQKKGFDSITVKDIAQKASINRATFYAHYEDKYDLLEEITEQAFHKMYPEEVMNANEFTDEICSQLIILTYNYIVTFYKTCGWDSKSIGTIVDEKIKKMLQETIGNIFLKDKTFRIEDNINTKIISAMTCSAIYGAAYSWFRDGKNNQIDVLLAIVRPYIMNSFNIYRNIDE
- a CDS encoding ketopantoate reductase family protein: MIILNIKQKRILIFGAGVVGSIYALRFAQSGLDITLLARGERLKSLKKDGLRYNDNGVIKQISIKTIEKLEDNDIYDFIFVPVRYDQAESALSVIKNNHSKTIITLTNTIGYDRWLEIVGERLLPGFPGAGGDMKDGILYAQFGSEKHQGTIFGEINGQITERVKDLAQIFEVSNLHYEIQENIKAFHISHTANAIVIKHFYTNAGMMDVEAAKSKDTLLKIAKELKQNIHLVAKAGIPVIPKETKLMGKLSEDDIIAMYRKMLSNDFTIDVLLGNHAINAKTEILLLDDLFHKKVH